In Chryseobacterium scophthalmum, the genomic stretch TTACAAATAGCGCTACATTTTCATTGAGTTCTTCGTTGACTGCATCTACAATTTCCAGTAAAAATCTTATTCTGTTTTCAAAACTTCCACCGTACTCGTCTGTTCTCACATTAGAAAGCGGTGATAAAAACTGATGAATCAGATAACCATGCGCTCCGTGTATTTCAACAACATCAAAACCTGCTTTTACTGCTCTTTTCACAGCATTTTTAAAATTTTGAACCTGTTCTTTTATTTCTTCTAAAGTCAAAACGTGTGGAATTCTTTCTGTCGGATGATACGGAATCGCACTCGGTGCAAGCGTTTCCCAACCTTCCTCCAAAGAGATTTGTTTATTTTCCCATGTAGAACCTTTTCTTCCAGCATGAGCAATCTGAATTCCTATTTTGCTTTCTGAATTTTTATGGACGAATTCTACAATTTTCTGAAGTTCTGCAGCTTGTTCGTCATTCCAAATTCCCATGCAGTGATTGGTAATTCTTCCTTTCGGTTCTACCCCGCTCGCTTCAACGATGAGAAGTCCGGTTCCGCCTTGAGCACGACTTCCGTAATGCACAAAATGAAAATCATTGGCAACCCCATTTTCTGAGGAATACATACACATTGGAGACATTACCCAACGGTTTTTAAACTCTACATTTCTAAATTTTATAGGAGAATATAACATTGAATTATTTTTAAAGAATTAAAAATACAAAATCTGGCAAGATTATAACGTATTGCCCACGTCACTAAAAAGGTTTACTTTTATGCCCCTTTTTTACGGAGACAAAAAATGAAAAAAGATATAAAAATCGATTACGAACATTTCAAAGGCAGGAACGAACTTTCAGAAGTAGAAAACAGCCTTTTTGAAAAAGCAATTCAGGCGAGAGAAAACGCTTATGCACCCTACTCTAACTTTTTTGTAGGTTGTGCCGTTTTGTTGGAGAATGGTGAAATTTTCTCAGGAAACAATCAGGAAAATGCAGCTTTTCCTTCCGGGCTTTGTGCAGAAAGAACTGCTCTTTTTTGGATTGGAGCAAATTTCCCAGATCAAAAAATTAAAAAGATCTTTATTGTGGGCGGACCAAAAGAATTTTCAGAGAAAAACCCACCAATTCCGCCATGTGGAGCTTGCCGACAAAGTATTATAGAATACGAAACAAAGCAAAACGAAAATATCGAACTTTATTTTTCTAACTTAAATGATGAGGTTATAAAAGTAACTTCTATAAAAGATTTGCTTCCATTTTATTTTGATGGAACATTTTTGTAGAAACTTTCCACGGATTACACAAATTAGCACAGATTATTGAAAATATAATCTGTGTTTTTTTATCATAAAGAAACCACTGAAAAAGAAATATAAAGAATGTGAAACTGTTATTTTCTTAACTTTTGGAAATAGTAAAGTCTAAAAACATTTTGTTTCTTTTACGGTGAAAATCTTCTAATTTAAATCAATTGTAAGGTTTTACTTTAGCTTTAATAAAATTTAATCTTTCTTTTCAAAAAAACTATATTTGCAAAAATTTTGGTTTCCAAGAGATTGGAACTAAGAGGGAATTGGGTGAAACTCCCAAGCTGTCCCCGCAACTGTAAATCGCATAATCAATTTCTACAAAAAACCACTGCCAAAACGGGAAGGTGTAGCAAAGCGAAAGTCAGGAGACCTGCCGGAATTTTAATATTAATAATAGAATTGCTTTCGGAGGAAAGGCAGATATGATATGATTTTAAAAAGAGCATTAACCCTACTTTCAGTGTCTTCTTGCCTGACAATTTATTACAGTCAGGAAAAAAATATTGACACCGTATTTGTATTCGACAACCAAATGAAAAAGGTAAAACTTTTTCATTCTTTGACGACATTAT encodes the following:
- the namA gene encoding NADPH dehydrogenase NamA — translated: MLYSPIKFRNVEFKNRWVMSPMCMYSSENGVANDFHFVHYGSRAQGGTGLLIVEASGVEPKGRITNHCMGIWNDEQAAELQKIVEFVHKNSESKIGIQIAHAGRKGSTWENKQISLEEGWETLAPSAIPYHPTERIPHVLTLEEIKEQVQNFKNAVKRAVKAGFDVVEIHGAHGYLIHQFLSPLSNVRTDEYGGSFENRIRFLLEIVDAVNEELNENVALFVRISGTEYAENGWDIDDSVELAKILKDHHVDLIDVSSGGNIHGAKISVFDGYQVPFSSAVKNQANVKTGAVGLITNPEQAEEILQNNEADLIFVAREILRNPYLAVQGSFEMKEESFFPHQYLRAKISS
- the cdd gene encoding cytidine deaminase, whose protein sequence is MKKDIKIDYEHFKGRNELSEVENSLFEKAIQARENAYAPYSNFFVGCAVLLENGEIFSGNNQENAAFPSGLCAERTALFWIGANFPDQKIKKIFIVGGPKEFSEKNPPIPPCGACRQSIIEYETKQNENIELYFSNLNDEVIKVTSIKDLLPFYFDGTFL